The genomic window CAGGCAGGTCGCCTTGTCTTTCTTCACACCGATCACGTTCTTGAAATCTTCAGGGCCGGCGATGGGACGGGTCAGTTCCGAGAACTTGATCTGCACGCCCTTGGTCGTCTGAAAATAGAGGTTATAGTACATGGCGTCCGGAACCGGATCCCATGTAATGGTGATGCGCCCATTGCCTGGTTTGGCGTGAACATTCTGCGGAGGCGACGGCAGCTCGTCTTCTTCCGCCACCGAATCTCCCCCCCCCCACTCTCCCTGAAGCCCATCGATACGGAGGGGAAACCGATTACATTGAAACCTGTCGTCAAAAAGCCAAGCTTTCATCACGGTGTTGCCTCAAATTGCTCGTGGGTACGATTCGGAAACAGTGGAACTTTCAATCGCTTAGACTTGGATTGGCCACTCTAGCAAAGCGATGGAAATAGAGTCAAGGCAACGATCCGACCGCATCGGAGCATGACATCTTGATGAACTCCCTATAGGTATCCATGGTCGGATCGATTACAATGCACGAGCCGAAGCATTCACCTGATCGGTGACGCTCGGCAATATTTCTGGTGGTTTCACATTTCGGAATAGAAAGGAGCACGGCAGGGCGACGATGCGAAACTTCATCCTCGGTGTGACAGTGGGTACCGTTCTCACTACGATGGTGGTCCAGGCAGCAGGGAAAGATGGGATCGGAGGGAGTGGACGGCCTCCGCTCGTGAATGATGAGCGGGAACGGCAGTTTCAGCTTCAACTCGACCACATGCGCCAACAAACTGAGCTGGAACAGGCGCGCATGCAAGGGAAGAAGAAACCTTGTTAATGAGCCCCAAGCCATCAGGCCTAGCCGATCATCGTTTCCCCGTGCTATGGGTCTGACGGTCGACAACCATACAGCAAATGGCACATAGAACAGATTCAAAGGTGGATAATTATGAGAATGTTTCAAGTCAGACAAACTGTCACGTATGAACTGACGACAGCCGCGGGAACAGAGCAGGAAGCCATTTTAAAAGCCAAAGGCATTCCACTGGCTCAATGGACCGCCGAGGCCGATGAGATTACGGCCGAGATGCTGGACGAGACCGATGAAATCGACGAGTACTGAACTACGCCCATGGCCTGTTCTATCTTTCGGGAACACTGATAATCGATGGGAGAAGCAACCATGCGCATGATTCAATCCATCCACACATCGACGCTGTGTGTGATCCTCATCACCGCGGTGGCGACCGCAGCTCTTGCCGGTGACAAGGGACGCCCCGACGGTCAGGCTGCTCCATTGGATAAGAAAACTGAGGAGAGGGCACGGTATGTCATTAAGATCGCCGGATGTAATGATTGCCACACGACCGGTTACGCGGAAGCCGCAGGGAAGATTCCCGAAAAAGACTGGCTCAAGGGAGATGCGATGGGATGGCGCGGTCCTTGGGGCACCACCTACGCGAGCAACTTACGGCTCTCTATGCAGAATCTCTCGGAAGCCCAGTGGATCCAGGTTTCACGGTCGGTGGAGTTTCGACCACCCATGCCATGGTTCGTCCTGCGCGAGATGACCGATCAGGACCTACGGGCCATCTATCGATTTATCAGAAAGCTCGGCCCGGCAGGAGAACCGGCGCCCGCCTATGTTCCGCCGGATCAAGAGCCGCCACAACCGTATATCTTGTTCCCGTCTCATTAGGAAGGTTCAGGACGCGGCAATGCCGGCCTTGCGTTTGAGGAACGAACAGAGAACACACAGCGAGTCCGGCTGATGACTGCCTGAAACTCCACATGAGTCAGACGTTCCCTGGATCGAAATAACCAGAGAGACACTACTCAGAAACCACTAGCTAACCATCTACCTTGGCCATGGCGCGAAAGACCTTGTTGCGGGCCAGGAGTTCGGCATAGCGCCCCTGATCGGCCACCCCGCCGGCTTCGAGCAGATAAATCCGGTCGGCCTGGTGCACCGTCCCCAGGCGATGCGCGATCATAATGATCGTTTTCTCGTGGAAGATCGTGCGGATCGCGTCCGTCACCGCGTCTTCGGTGATGCCGTCCAACGCGCTCGTCGCCTCGTCGAGAATCAGCACGTCCGGGTCGCTGTACAGGGCCCGCGCGATGCCGATGCGTTGCCGCTGCCCCCCGCTGAGGGCCACCCCCCGCTCCCCCACCCGGGTGGCATACCCGTCCGGCAACTCCTCCCGCACAAACTCGTCCAGATTGGCGATGCGCGCGGCCTCCCGCACCCGCTCCATGTCGATCTGGTCGGGGAGCACGCCAAAGGCAATATTCGCCGCGAGGCTGTCGTCGGCGACATAGATGTGCTGCGGCACATACCCCAGTTGTTGCTGCCAGGCCGTCACATTCGCCGCCGTGATCGGCAGGCCGTCCACGAGCAGGGAGCCGTGTTGCGGGGCAATCAGCCCCAGAATGAGATCCACGATCGTGGTCTTCCCGGCCCCCGTGCTCCCGACCAACGCGATCGTCGCATTCCGCGGGATCGTCAGCGTGAACTGATCGAGCACCGGCGCGCGCCCCGGGGAGTAGGCGAAGCGAATGTTCCGGAGGACAATCTCCCGCTCAAAGGTCACGCGGGGCCGGGCCTCGGGCCCCCGCGGCGGGGCCTCGCGGACGGGGACGCGCGCCGACCCTGTCAGCTGCGCTTCCAGCGCCTCCAAGGAGCTCAGATTGAACCGGATCTGCGTGGCGCTACTGAAGAGCTGCTGAAAGGCCGGCAGCAACCGGTAGGCCGTGAAGGCATAGAGGACCAGCACCGGCATCGCGTCGGTGAACGCTCGGTGCGTCGCCAGCAGATAGAGCACCACCCCGATCATCGAGCCAAACGCGAGGCTTTCGATCGCGTAGCGCGGCACCAGCGTCACAGTGGCGCTGAGCCACTGATTCCTGGCATACACCGCCGACCAGTGCGCAAACCGTTGGGGATAGGCTTGATCTTGGCCCAGAATCTTGAGCTCCTTGATCCCATGCAACATCTCGGTGGCCAGGCGCACCCGTTCGCGGTGGGCGTGTTTACTGGCCGCGCCCAGGCGGGTCACGAAGTGCCGCACCCCGAGAAACACGCCGGTGTAGAGGGTCCCAAGCACCAGCCCGACTGAGAGCGCCAACCAGGGATCGACCCACAGCACCAGCAGCAGGAGGCTGAGGACGATGACCCCTTTGGCCAGCGCCTGGAGGGTCGGCGCGACGATGCCGTTGGTGACGCGGACCACATCCTCCGTGCAGGACACCACCAGGTGTGAGGTATTGTGGTCCAAAAAATAGGCGTAGGGTTGCCGCAAATAGCTCGTGAGG from Candidatus Nitrospira nitrificans includes these protein-coding regions:
- a CDS encoding ABC transporter ATP-binding protein, which translates into the protein MGLPLTRLRQLLTTRDQRRAALLLGAMVLAGFIDVAGVTSILPFMAVVANPAVIETNRWLHTLFTGLAFDSPQRFLIGLGLGALGLLLLSNAVSLATAAAILRFASRLGHHLSRRILTSYLRQPYAYFLDHNTSHLVVSCTEDVVRVTNGIVAPTLQALAKGVIVLSLLLLVLWVDPWLALSVGLVLGTLYTGVFLGVRHFVTRLGAASKHAHRERVRLATEMLHGIKELKILGQDQAYPQRFAHWSAVYARNQWLSATVTLVPRYAIESLAFGSMIGVVLYLLATHRAFTDAMPVLVLYAFTAYRLLPAFQQLFSSATQIRFNLSSLEALEAQLTGSARVPVREAPPRGPEARPRVTFEREIVLRNIRFAYSPGRAPVLDQFTLTIPRNATIALVGSTGAGKTTIVDLILGLIAPQHGSLLVDGLPITAANVTAWQQQLGYVPQHIYVADDSLAANIAFGVLPDQIDMERVREAARIANLDEFVREELPDGYATRVGERGVALSGGQRQRIGIARALYSDPDVLILDEATSALDGITEDAVTDAIRTIFHEKTIIMIAHRLGTVHQADRIYLLEAGGVADQGRYAELLARNKVFRAMAKVDG
- a CDS encoding c-type cytochrome → MRMIQSIHTSTLCVILITAVATAALAGDKGRPDGQAAPLDKKTEERARYVIKIAGCNDCHTTGYAEAAGKIPEKDWLKGDAMGWRGPWGTTYASNLRLSMQNLSEAQWIQVSRSVEFRPPMPWFVLREMTDQDLRAIYRFIRKLGPAGEPAPAYVPPDQEPPQPYILFPSH
- a CDS encoding phage major capsid protein; the protein is MRMFQVRQTVTYELTTAAGTEQEAILKAKGIPLAQWTAEADEITAEMLDETDEIDEY